The genomic interval GGGTCGATTTCAAGTCAGCACAAAAGTCAAGGCTTGTTTGGAATAAAGCAGCACAAAGGGAATTATTCCCCCATTGACACtcgagagagagaagaaaaatctcAGTCTTAGGCGTTTCAGAGAAAGAATGCGCCACATGCCTTTCCCTTTTGCTCTGTTTTCGGCTCTGGGTTCTGTTTCGAGTTAATGGAGCTCTTGAATCCTCCATATCCTCCTCATTTCTCTCCTTCTCTAAACGCCCTTCATGACTTTTATTCCTCTTCCACTTTGCTTCCTCCGATGCTGAACCCTCGTTTGCGTGGTGTTGTCGAAGAAGCTTCTGGCGGCGACGGTGGTGATTTTGTTTATGTGGCTGTTGGGAAATCAGTTGAGAAGTCTACGAGTTTGCTTCGGTGGACTTTCCGTTGTTTTCGTGATAAAGAAATTCGGCTCCTCCATGTTCATCAGCTTTCTTCTGTCATACCCACGCTACGTGAGTTTCTTCTTTATTGATTCTGTGTTAATGGtgggatttttgttttttttttccttctaaactTGCAAATCCCAGATCGAAATTGTTGCGCAATTGCCCGTTTCTTTATTGTTTAGATACTAATTTTGTGTTTGAGATTTGAAATTCTCTGTTCCTTTACTCTAGGATTGCCATTGTATAACCTTCGTGCGTTCTTCTCAACGCAGTCGGGAAACTACCTGCAAGCCAGGCGAATACGGATGTGGTGGCTGCATATAGGAAGAAGGAGTGGGAACAAACATCTCAGCTTCTTGAAAATTACTTGCGTTTCTGCCATAGAGCCAAGGTCTGATTTATGtgttttggttttattttatgTGGAATTGTGAAGCTTGTGTTATTGAACCGACGAAGGACTTGTAGTTGTTAAATATTAGTTCTTAGGAATGCCTGAATCTTAAGCTCTtaagtttctctctctctctcttgatGCTCTCCAGCAACTAGCCTTTGTGTTTTTTACAAAACATAACATCCTAACTTCCCATAATCTATATGTACATATGGTTTATTGGAAGATATCAATCATATTAGTGCTTTTTATTTCTTCCTACAATGAAATTTCTTTTCCAATGTCTGTGAAAATGATTGGGTTCAAATATCAGGGTAGCTACCTATTCCAGATATTAAAATCTTGTCAGTTTTCCAAGGAGCAAATATTATCGGGTCAAGTTGTTGTTTAGTAAGATTAGTTACTTTGTTGCCCAGGTAGATTAGTTGCACCTAAGTTGGCTtgtgttagaaaaaaaaaaaccctcatgAAATCCTACTTTCATCCATCGTAGATGCATAGTTTTTGAGTTAAACAAATGTTCTAATTGTATGCTCCAAAAGGTGGATACCGTGCCTCGATTTTGGTTGTGCGAATTCCCATTTTGATGAAATCATCTTTCCTTTTGTCTTGATGTGCAAGGGTATTACTTGTTGAGTAACAGATCATTTTGAGATGTAAGAAAATAGGATGTGTTTCTACAAAACCTGAAATTCTGTCCTTAGTATCTCCAACTGACACAGCACAGCTACACCAAATAAATTGGCCTCATGGAATAAATTTACTTCTGTTCTCATTTATTATTTGCTGGGTTAGCTCATGTGGAGGTTACATTTACAGGTCAAAGCCGGTATTGTTATAATGGAAGCTGAACAAGTTCAGATAGGGATTGTAGATTTGGTTAACAAATACAGAGTTAGGAAGCTTATCATGGGGACTATGGCTGATAGGTAAGTTGTGGATTGATCATTTTACATGTGAACTTCAATAAGATGCTACTGTTAGTGTTATTTATTACCAATAAGGTAATTACGTTACCCTGTACGATATTTGTCATTCTAATTGCTTTGGATTACCATACATTTTCACCGGCTGTTGTATCCATGTAGATATAGACATATAAGAACAAAACAATATAACTTTGTTGTTGCAAGAGAATAAGATGGATCTCTTACATCTGGTTGATGTTACCCGATTCttccattttatttatttatttatttttttcagaaTTCATACAACAATGCACAAGATTATCTGTTCTTCATTTAATGTTTAATGCAGTTGTGTGAGAATGAAAGTAAAGAAGAGCTCTAGTAAAGCAGATTATGCTGCTAGAAATATCCCTTTGCCATGTGAGATATGGTTTATCAACAAAGGGAACCATGTATGGACCAGAGAAGCTGTTGAAGGCTCATGTTCTGCTTCATCATTGGTGCTGCCCGAGCTGGGTATCACAGAAATTTTTCGGGCTCAGTCATCTCTAGATGATAACAGCCACTCATTCAACCAGCAATGTTCTCAGTCTAGCTCTGCTAATGGTATAATTGAAGGCTTCAATTGCATTGATACGGAACCCCTTCATGTAGAAGGTGTTATGTTGAGTTCTTCGGATATGCATATACATTTACCCCCTTTGCAGATTTCTTCCAGTTCAGCAAGTACGAGCTCTGATTCAGGATATTCATCAGTTGAAGGGAGGGAGCCATCAGGCTCTGATTCAAAGGTTGAGGAAAGGGGTTTAAATGGTGAACTTAAAGATGCCATTAGAGAAGCAGAGGCGTCAAGGAATGAAGCAATTGCGGTGCATTTAATATGTAGAAAGATGGAACAAGAAGCTGCAGAATCCATAAAGAAAGTAAGCATAATTATCACGTGTTGTGTGTGCGAACTAATTTTTTTGGATGCTCTGTCATAAGATTCTTGTGGACTAAGTTGACATTTTATTGTCTATGAATTATGAATAATCAACTTCACTAGACACTAGGCCTTACATTTCTTTTTGTCGACTGAAACCAGTTCACCTTTTCAGCTTATTGATGTGAttgcattggaaaatggaaATAGAGAGTTGAATTCTGACAGAAATTTTCTTAGTTCTAGGTGATTGGAGTTATATCTATTTAACTGTTTTCGTCtcaaaagaggaaaagaatGGGAATGCCGCCATCCGTATTCATGTTTATGGTGATTGCAATTTAAGACAAGGGGTTTTAAGTTGCTTGATATTATTCCATTTTGGGTTCCCACTCACAGCAACATAGATTGTTTATACCCTTGATAGTTCTTCAACTTAATGGCATAATTTGTACAGTTTTCATAAAGGAATGTGTTTGTTCGATATTAATTAAGCTTGAGATCTTTATgataaaatccaaatatattgcAATATAAACGGTAACATAATTACAAACGAAACCAAGTAATTCGAGGTACTTGGCCCTCCCCTCTTGAgatctctctcaagctctaatTCACTCACCACAATATTGCCTATTTCTTCATCCCTATAAACGGTAACAAAACTAGAAGATAAACCAAGTAATTTAAGGTATTTGGACCCTTTCCTCTTGAGATCTCTCTTAAGCCTAATTCACACACCACAAAATTGACTATCTTCTTCATTCTCCTCCTCcccctctatttataaccaACAAGTATAAAAAAACTTTCTAACTAATTACTAATATGCCCTCCACCCTAATACCATTTCTACCACTTTAGTTGCACGTTGAGTAATAGTTTTATGCACAAATATTTGCATTTATAAACTGGTGAATATTTTGTTACTCTTTCAATCTAAAATAATCTTTTGTTTACTTTTAGTTCAAGGTCTTCAAATGTGTCAATGAACGTGAAATTGATCGTAGGAGAGAGACTGAGGAAGTGCTGAGGACTATTatggaaaagaagaaaactctCTCAGAAGAAAGAACTGAAATACGTGAGGAGCTAGAGAGGACCATAAAAACTCTTGCTTTTCTTGACAGTCAGGTTCGGGAAGTAAATCAAAAGGATGAAGAGGCCACTGCTGAACTCAAAAATATACAAGCATCAATTGCAGCTCTCAAGAAGGAAAAGCAGGCAATACAAAGCCAAAAGATGAATGCTCTGAATTGGCTGTCCCAATGGAAAAGTCAGGAGGCTGCATTGGAAAATTACAACGGATCAATGGGATTTGTGGAGAACCAAACTCAGCTGACTGAATTTACATTCTTGGAACTACAGATGGCCACATGTGATTTTTCTGAAAGCTTCAAGATTGCTCAGGGAGGATATGGTTGTCTTTACAAGGGTGAAATGTTGGGTATGACAGTTGCCATAAGGAAGTTGCATCCACATTATATAATAGGCCCGGCCGAGTTTCGAGAAGAGGTCAGTCTTCTAAACCTGATCCTGATATTAAACAGcccaattttctttttgttgttgAGCATATTAGTTAtttcattgttattaataagGAATCCTTGAGTACCTACAAGGTCAATGGAAAATATAATtcatttacctttatcttctcaagatcTTGGTAACAAGAAACATCGTATTTCCTGAACtgcaatttataaatattatgtggATATGTTGATGTATGTCTTTCAGCATCTTCATGAATAAAGTCTTGATGGTTAAATTTTCATATAGAAATATTGTGGTAAACTGTTGGTGGCTTACCTAAgcattaatttatattttcacTAATAATTGAATGGAAttctattaaagaaaattttgaattcctACTCGATATTTGCAACGCATTCTCAATGCAAACAAAGTTTGTTATTTACTCTTGCTTTGACTTGATTTCAATGCGTTGCTTGTGTTTGATGCTGATGATTGAAAGTAGCCTTTTTCTACTGGCTTGCAGGTTGAAGTATTGGGTAAACTGCAGCACCCTCATTTAGTGACTTTGCTTGGTGTATGCACAGAAGCCTGGTCCCTGGTATATGAGTACTTACCCCATGGGAACCTCCAAAGTCACCTTTTTCGAAAAGGCAACACTCCTCCATTGACATGGAAGACTCGGGCACGAATAATTGCCGAAATCGGAAGTGCCCTTTGCTTCTTGCATTCTTCAAAGCCTGAAAAGATTGTCCATGGGAATCTGAAGCCTGAAAACATCCTTTTAGATTCTGAATTCATCTCCAAGATCTGTgattttggtatttataggatGGTATCTGAAGAAACACTATACTGCCCAAGTTTTAGGCAGAGCACTGAACCAAAGGGTGCCTTTTCACATACAGATCCAGAGTGTCAACGAGATGGAGTTCTGACTCCCAAGTCTGACATTTACTCCTTTGGGCTGATCATTTTGCAGTTGCTCACTGGAAAGCCAATAGTTGGATTAGTAAGTGAGCTGCGTAAGGCCATTTCATTTGGTCAACTCAAGTCGGTTTTAGACTTGTCTGCTGGAGAGTGGCCTATAGATGTTGCAAGGAGGTTAATAGACATTGGTCTACAATGTTGTGAACTGAAGGGCAGTGATCGACCTGACCTGACACCTACTCTTgtgagagaattaaaacaaCTGCAAATCTCTGAAGAGAGGCCTGTGCCATCTTATTTCTTGTGCCCCATTCTTCAGGTGAGTGGCttatttgtctttttttcttccttttttttttttttccaaacgcTCATGTTTTACCAGTGATTGGAAGAAAGTTGTTTAATGGAGATGGTACTTTTGAGACCGACTTGTTTAAGCTTGTGATGGAGAGTACTGAAATATGACTTGATAATTCTGAAGTAATTTGAGTTAGTAAAAAATGTAAATGTGAGATATATATTGGACATAGTATGGCATCTACCATTTTCTTAGTTCTTGCTGTTATAATATGGTTATTGTTTGTGATGCGAAGTGGCATTtccaaattcattttaaaatggttttgaaattgTGTTTGAATCTCTTATGAACAAATATCGTGCCTTTTATGGGTTGGATTAATACACTGAATTTGTTTCAGGAGATCATGCAAGATCCTCAAGTGGCCGCAGATGGCTTTTCTTACGAGGGAGAAGCAATACGTGAATGGTTAAACAATGGTAGAGAAACTTCTCCGATGACGAATTTGAAACTCAGTCACCCGCATCTCACTCCAAATCATGTTGTGCGTCTCGCCATTCAAGATTGGCTTTGCAGAGtttgaaattttcatttatctaacAATTATGATCTAATTGTCgtataatatgttgttaatATTAGTATCACGTGTCTAATATTCCAAAGCTAGCCTTCTTCAATGTAGATACTTGAAATTTTtcagaaataaaaatatatcattgCTCTAGTTTCTCCTCTAAATTCTCGAAAAGCATATTGAAACTCAGTTGTCTTAACATAACTTGGAATAAACATTCCAAATTCTAGGAAGCCAAAAATTAAGGTTCATTTCTAAAAGGGACAAAATTAACTATTTTAGCTAGTAACAACGTTACTCTTAACTTTCACGAATCGATTGATGTGATTTTATGTTCAGAATTTTCACAAGTACATAAATTTGAACCTATCATCCATACAAATAAAGTAGACATTAATGTTTAACCACGTGAGCTATGTTTATGTCAACTAATTCCGTTCTTTGGTTCGTcctataaatttgaaatttaaatatcaacCTTACACCAAAAGACTACTACTTGCCAACCATATTCTTAAACTTGAAACAAGACTCAAATAAGAAAGAATCCAAAGGGAAGAAAGATGGTGAAGGGGTGTCCTACAGCTGAGGTATGAAGGAATAGGCCATTGGGTACTGAATCTTCTTTATGTCAAAATTTAATGTCCCAAAGGAGGGTCTGCCCTTCTTCACTTCACTTCACTTCATCTTCCCAActgatttttttcttctttttttttttcttttttttttgcatttacTGTTGAAATTCCAAAGTAGATAGCAGTTGGAAGAAAAGAATTATAACTTAATTTATTTCCTATTTCAATCCCACCTTATATTCTTCTTTTGCCACGTGTCCTTTtgttactttagtttttgtctAAATGGGACCCACTATTTGGCTTTGTCTAAGTTTTAATTGGTGTGTCTTTACTCCTTTTTTCTGGTCAACTTTCTCTTATTTATTACTCCAACCATATGAAACATGAAATGTCTAACCATTAAATAAGTCAGTTGAGCTAATTTACTCTCTTCTTTTTTAGGGAGATATTATTaaattccattgcaaaatttcaaatttgcaaCTACTATGGTTGAAATGCAAATGAATTTAtggaatatatttttatatatccTACTAATTTTCTCTTGTATCAAATAAAAGaggggagattttcaaaaatagaaaaacaacgaaaattatttataagaaataacaaaatttaatctttttttatagaaaCTGACAAAggctgatagaaatctatcattaatactCTAGTGATAGAACTAATACAAGTCTATCACGGataaatgtttataaaaatcTATCAACGTTTATcagcgttttttttttttactatttttgtaattttttttatatctgtGAGTGTTCAGACCAGTTTACACATATCTCGACTAATCTCACGACTTTCTACTTAGGAAttgctatttttaaaaaaataataataatttaacattttttctatttgtgaaaaaATTCCTAAAAGAAGTGTATATTCATAATAAAGATAGaaaaaaagatacaattacTATGGACGATCCTGCAATATGCAGTTTATTATAGATTTTCcgtccaattttttttttttttttttttttttacctttacaataaaaaaaatacagacAGACAGGAAAGAGAAGAGAGGAGCGACATCATTGTTTAGCAacaaataacaattattaaaGCCCcattggtaaccattttattttttgtttttgtttttgaaaattaaacctatatcatctacatttcttaccaagatttgcatattttttaagtacaataattgaatttttagccaaattccaaaaacaaaaataactttttaaaagctacttttttttagttctcaaaacaTGGctggtgaaaaatagataataaagtaagaaatttggaggtgaaagtaatgtgtatagacttaattttcaaaaacaaaatagttaccgaATGATGCCagataaattacaaattttccttccttgacagtttttatttttcttttttttcttttttattaaaaagaacaAGCTTTTACACTTTACATCTCCTTGCCACCTCCTTGTAAACTGCAGAATTAAGTTCTTGAGGCAATTCTAAGAACTTTAATCACTGTATCTTACAATGGTGATaagggaaaaagagaaaaattaacataaagaaaaaaagcCTGACCTTTTACTGAGTTCTTCTCTATATCATCTACCTGCTTCTTTCTACTATTTTATACACAAGATCTCCATATCCTTCCTTCTAATGAAATTACAATGATCGACACATCGTCATGATACTTCCTCCGGTCGCCCTGCGGTATTTCAAGTAACTCATGGAAATCCATACCTGTATATCATGATCATAACTGAGTTAATAAGCCTTCTGAATAGATCGGTATTCTTATTTCGGTAAGGTGAGAAAAGAGAAGGCTTTTAGGATGGCGATGGTTCGTACCAGCTCTCTTTGCAGCCCGAAACAGCAGTAATTCAACCAGATGTTGAGCCGGGTCTCCTTCAGGTTGCAATGAGATGAAAAGTTCGACTTCAGAAACAGCTTCTTCGTTTGTGAAGTACTGGTAGAGTCCATCAGATGATAGTATCAAAAATCTGTCTTTTGGTCCCAATCTATGGTGGTGGAGAGATGGTAAACAATTGATGTATGGCGATTTCCCGACGTAGTCGATTCTGAACATTTCCAACAACGCATTGTTCCATTTAGGCTGCAGGTTAGAACAAAAATTATCTATGTTAATGACCGTAATCTCATATCAGAAAATGCATAAGTCGTATAACTTCGTATTGATCCAGTTCACAGTCCATATGGCAAACAGCTAATTCATTTAacaaacataaacaaaaatgaTGGTGGTAACTCTAATGAGTATTATCAATTTGAAAGATGAAAGGTCGAGAAAAGAACGGTAGCAAGTCGATTGATTGTGCATTCGACATTGCATTGGAAAGATGAACATTTGAGTATAGTATGAAGCCATCAATGCAGCTAGTTGCTTCAAAAGAACAATCCACACAAGAGCAAGACATTGTATTTTAAAGAGATTACGAACCTGTTTGAGGAAACCAGCACCGAATGCCCGAGTAACCTTCAACGAGCCTTTGACACGGTCGTTCATCACGGCACCAGCATCATCAGGGTGTTCGTTTTTTATTCTCTGGACTTCCTGAATTACAAATCATAACAAGAATTAAATCAAGCAacaacaatatatcatataacCAAGCATCGTTTAAAGACAGTCGAATTACCTCATCAACACTGGTACTATGATCCATGGAAAGCTGAAAAGCAGTAAGGTTAGCAGATGTAAATGCTCTATCCCCATCTAATGCTTCAATGTCATGAACTGGCTCTTCATTAATCCTCTCCAAGTCTTGTCGAATCTTCCCGAGCCAATAATCGGGCTCCGCTTTCTGTGCTAAAACAGCTCGGCTATCACcaacattcatcacataaaCATCATCTCCTTTCATAAGCATCACAAGC from Benincasa hispida cultivar B227 chromosome 10, ASM972705v1, whole genome shotgun sequence carries:
- the LOC120087603 gene encoding U-box domain-containing protein 33-like isoform X1 — protein: MELLNPPYPPHFSPSLNALHDFYSSSTLLPPMLNPRLRGVVEEASGGDGGDFVYVAVGKSVEKSTSLLRWTFRCFRDKEIRLLHVHQLSSVIPTLLGKLPASQANTDVVAAYRKKEWEQTSQLLENYLRFCHRAKVKAGIVIMEAEQVQIGIVDLVNKYRVRKLIMGTMADSCVRMKVKKSSSKADYAARNIPLPCEIWFINKGNHVWTREAVEGSCSASSLVLPELGITEIFRAQSSLDDNSHSFNQQCSQSSSANGIIEGFNCIDTEPLHVEGVMLSSSDMHIHLPPLQISSSSASTSSDSGYSSVEGREPSGSDSKVEERGLNGELKDAIREAEASRNEAIAVHLICRKMEQEAAESIKKFKVFKCVNEREIDRRRETEEVLRTIMEKKKTLSEERTEIREELERTIKTLAFLDSQVREVNQKDEEATAELKNIQASIAALKKEKQAIQSQKMNALNWLSQWKSQEAALENYNGSMGFVENQTQLTEFTFLELQMATCDFSESFKIAQGGYGCLYKGEMLGMTVAIRKLHPHYIIGPAEFREEVEVLGKLQHPHLVTLLGVCTEAWSLVYEYLPHGNLQSHLFRKGNTPPLTWKTRARIIAEIGSALCFLHSSKPEKIVHGNLKPENILLDSEFISKICDFGIYRMVSEETLYCPSFRQSTEPKGAFSHTDPECQRDGVLTPKSDIYSFGLIILQLLTGKPIVGLVSELRKAISFGQLKSVLDLSAGEWPIDVARRLIDIGLQCCELKGSDRPDLTPTLVRELKQLQISEERPVPSYFLCPILQEIMQDPQVAADGFSYEGEAIREWLNNGRETSPMTNLKLSHPHLTPNHVVRLAIQDWLCRV
- the LOC120087603 gene encoding U-box domain-containing protein 33-like isoform X2 — encoded protein: MEAEQVQIGIVDLVNKYRVRKLIMGTMADSCVRMKVKKSSSKADYAARNIPLPCEIWFINKGNHVWTREAVEGSCSASSLVLPELGITEIFRAQSSLDDNSHSFNQQCSQSSSANGIIEGFNCIDTEPLHVEGVMLSSSDMHIHLPPLQISSSSASTSSDSGYSSVEGREPSGSDSKVEERGLNGELKDAIREAEASRNEAIAVHLICRKMEQEAAESIKKFKVFKCVNEREIDRRRETEEVLRTIMEKKKTLSEERTEIREELERTIKTLAFLDSQVREVNQKDEEATAELKNIQASIAALKKEKQAIQSQKMNALNWLSQWKSQEAALENYNGSMGFVENQTQLTEFTFLELQMATCDFSESFKIAQGGYGCLYKGEMLGMTVAIRKLHPHYIIGPAEFREEVEVLGKLQHPHLVTLLGVCTEAWSLVYEYLPHGNLQSHLFRKGNTPPLTWKTRARIIAEIGSALCFLHSSKPEKIVHGNLKPENILLDSEFISKICDFGIYRMVSEETLYCPSFRQSTEPKGAFSHTDPECQRDGVLTPKSDIYSFGLIILQLLTGKPIVGLVSELRKAISFGQLKSVLDLSAGEWPIDVARRLIDIGLQCCELKGSDRPDLTPTLVRELKQLQISEERPVPSYFLCPILQEIMQDPQVAADGFSYEGEAIREWLNNGRETSPMTNLKLSHPHLTPNHVVRLAIQDWLCRV